In Bacteroidales bacterium, the following proteins share a genomic window:
- a CDS encoding carboxypeptidase-like regulatory domain-containing protein, translating to MFLLLCMAIAGFSQTQTIRGCITDKVTKYPLIGANIVVLNSSPLLGAATDTSGNFKLSDVPVGFISLKISYMGYSDIILTNLELLHHKELVINAGMEEKVFTGKEVVISAGNNGITPLNKMAAVSIRSFTIEETSLFAGTRCDVSRMASNYAGVRSGDDARNDIVIRGNTPTGLLWTFDDVEIPNPNHFAAFGTSGGPISILRNNLLQNSDFLTGAFPAEYGNAIAGVFDLKSANGNTEKHDISILMGFDGASVAAEGPVNRAKGSSYMTSYRISFLELFSLLGVKFGTGIGVPKYQDIYFKVNLPKTKIGNLSVFGYGGISNIAFNDSERDTTKNIRDLYGTRGWDINNHSAQAVIGISDYFLLSKSSYFKFSLATTYHNFYFYKDSVTPVSLEKFRYEFNNDMECKLFGNISFTHKFNARHHLKTGIKASLIYYNIIDSLYYAREYMFIKRNDFCGYSALLQAYIDWQYRVSEFFTMTLGAHGLYYFYNQSWALEPRLGLKWNVAPLHSLSLGFGMHSQQIPSTIFFMQELQDDGSYQFSNHNLGFSKSIHLALAYDWIISENTRLKAEVYYQYLYDIPIDTSNGSSYSLLNEGASFDVLAPDNLNNLGIGHNYGVEVTAERFFSKGFYYLGTASYGVSKYSGADKILRSTAFNSGYNINLLGGKEFKFKTKKNKPVKKSRSIILNIKTTLSSGRHYTPINERQSYIEQKIIYYNDRAYSSQLPVYSRTDLKISYRMTAKKISFEVGLEIANLFNQKNILNISFDKNSGKLYKVYQLGIMLIPQFKLTF from the coding sequence TTGTTTCTATTATTATGCATGGCAATAGCAGGTTTTTCTCAAACTCAAACTATTCGCGGCTGCATCACCGACAAGGTTACTAAATATCCGCTAATCGGTGCCAACATTGTCGTTTTGAACAGCAGCCCTCTTCTAGGCGCTGCCACAGACACCTCGGGTAACTTTAAATTAAGCGACGTCCCTGTTGGTTTCATCTCTCTGAAAATAAGTTATATGGGATATTCCGATATTATACTAACAAACCTGGAACTACTCCATCATAAAGAATTAGTGATAAATGCCGGTATGGAAGAAAAGGTTTTCACGGGAAAAGAAGTCGTGATAAGTGCCGGAAATAATGGCATTACTCCTCTCAATAAAATGGCAGCTGTAAGCATTCGCAGTTTTACCATCGAAGAAACCAGCCTATTTGCAGGTACACGTTGCGATGTATCTCGTATGGCATCCAATTATGCTGGCGTTAGAAGCGGTGATGACGCACGCAACGACATTGTCATCAGGGGAAACACTCCCACGGGTTTACTCTGGACGTTCGACGATGTTGAAATACCAAATCCTAACCATTTTGCTGCATTCGGCACTTCCGGAGGCCCTATCAGCATTCTCAGAAACAACCTGCTTCAAAATTCAGATTTTCTCACAGGCGCTTTCCCTGCAGAATACGGCAATGCTATTGCCGGGGTATTCGACTTAAAATCAGCAAATGGAAACACTGAAAAACACGACATTTCGATCCTTATGGGATTTGATGGTGCCAGCGTTGCAGCAGAAGGGCCTGTCAACCGGGCCAAAGGCAGTTCCTACATGACAAGCTATCGTATATCGTTTCTGGAATTGTTCAGTTTGCTCGGCGTAAAATTTGGCACAGGAATAGGTGTGCCCAAATACCAGGATATTTATTTTAAAGTCAACCTGCCCAAAACTAAAATCGGCAACCTGTCGGTTTTCGGCTATGGTGGCATCAGCAACATCGCTTTTAATGACAGTGAAAGAGACACCACGAAAAATATCAGGGACCTTTACGGAACGCGAGGATGGGATATTAACAATCATTCTGCTCAAGCTGTAATTGGCATATCCGATTATTTTCTGCTCAGCAAATCAAGTTACTTCAAATTTTCTCTGGCCACCACTTATCATAATTTTTATTTTTATAAAGACTCGGTAACACCCGTAAGCCTTGAAAAATTCAGATATGAATTTAATAACGACATGGAATGTAAATTGTTTGGGAACATCAGTTTTACTCACAAATTCAATGCAAGGCACCACCTGAAAACAGGAATTAAAGCATCCCTGATATACTACAATATTATAGACAGCTTGTATTATGCCCGGGAATATATGTTTATCAAACGAAATGATTTTTGTGGATATTCGGCCTTGTTGCAAGCTTATATAGATTGGCAGTACAGGGTCAGTGAATTTTTCACCATGACTCTCGGCGCCCATGGACTATATTATTTTTATAACCAATCCTGGGCGCTGGAACCTCGGCTGGGATTGAAATGGAATGTTGCGCCCTTACACAGCCTGAGCCTGGGTTTTGGTATGCACAGCCAACAGATACCGTCCACTATTTTTTTTATGCAGGAATTGCAGGATGATGGCTCTTACCAATTCTCGAACCATAATCTGGGGTTTTCAAAAAGTATTCATTTGGCTCTCGCATACGACTGGATTATTTCAGAAAACACCCGGCTTAAAGCGGAAGTGTATTATCAATATTTGTATGACATTCCGATTGATACAAGCAATGGCAGTTCTTATTCGCTACTCAACGAAGGGGCCAGCTTTGACGTTTTAGCTCCTGATAATCTCAACAATCTGGGTATCGGGCACAACTATGGTGTCGAAGTTACTGCAGAACGTTTTTTTTCCAAAGGCTTTTATTACCTTGGCACTGCAAGTTATGGCGTTTCTAAATATAGCGGCGCAGATAAGATTTTACGTAGCACAGCTTTCAACAGTGGGTACAACATTAATTTGCTCGGCGGAAAGGAGTTTAAGTTTAAAACAAAAAAAAACAAACCTGTCAAAAAAAGCAGGTCAATTATACTAAATATCAAAACGACTTTAAGCTCAGGAAGGCATTACACTCCTATAAATGAACGTCAGTCATACATTGAACAGAAAATAATTTATTATAATGACAGGGCGTACTCATCGCAACTGCCTGTTTACAGCCGCACAGATTTAAAAATTTCTTACCGCATGACTGCAAAAAAAATTTCGTTTGAAGTTGGGCTTGAAATTGCAAACCTTTTCAATCAGAAAAACATATTGAATATCTCCTTTGATAAAAATTCAGGAAAACTTTATAAAGTTTATCAGTTAGGAATTATGCTCATCCCGCAGTTCAAACTTACGTTTTAG
- a CDS encoding beta-ketoacyl-ACP reductase, with the protein MKIALVTGGSRGIGRAICHKLAEMKYHVLINFLSNEDAANETLNIIKQSGGTGEFMPFDIASQESIEKALELWYEKNPDKHIEVLVNNAGIKKDALMMWMKNEEWGDVINTNMNSLFYITRRLIKDMLIHKYGRIVNIVSLSGIKGLPGQVNYSAAKAGVIGMTKALAQEVGKKNVTVNAVAPGYIRTDMTKDLDENMLKQMIPVGRFGTAEEVAEVVGFLASEKASYVTGEVISVNGGIYT; encoded by the coding sequence ATGAAAATAGCATTAGTTACGGGAGGTTCCAGAGGCATAGGCAGAGCGATATGTCATAAGCTTGCAGAAATGAAATATCATGTTCTTATAAACTTTCTTTCTAACGAAGATGCGGCAAATGAAACTTTGAATATCATTAAACAAAGCGGGGGTACCGGCGAATTTATGCCCTTTGACATAGCTTCACAGGAAAGTATTGAAAAAGCATTGGAACTTTGGTATGAGAAAAACCCGGATAAACACATTGAAGTTTTGGTAAACAACGCAGGCATCAAAAAAGATGCGCTGATGATGTGGATGAAAAACGAAGAATGGGGCGATGTAATCAATACCAATATGAACAGTTTGTTTTACATCACACGGCGCTTAATTAAAGATATGCTGATACATAAATACGGCCGTATTGTTAATATTGTGTCCTTGTCGGGCATTAAAGGGCTGCCGGGACAGGTGAATTATTCTGCTGCCAAAGCCGGAGTTATCGGGATGACAAAAGCGCTGGCACAAGAGGTCGGCAAAAAAAATGTAACTGTGAATGCTGTGGCACCCGGATATATCAGAACAGACATGACTAAAGACCTTGACGAAAATATGTTAAAACAGATGATTCCTGTCGGGCGTTTTGGCACGGCCGAAGAAGTAGCAGAAGTAGTAGGTTTTTTAGCATCCGAAAAGGCATCTTATGTAACAGGAGAAGTTATTTCGGTAAATGGAGGAATTTATACGTAG
- a CDS encoding beta-ketoacyl-[acyl-carrier-protein] synthase family protein, which translates to MNRVVITGLGIYSCIGKNQEEVKQSLYEGRSGIGYIAERKAIGYRSALSGIVERPSLKGILDRRLRVGMAEQGEYAFLATQEALTQAKIDIDFLQNQEVGILYGNDSSSKAVIESTDIVREKKDTMLLGSGYIFQSMNSTVSMNLSVIFKLRGINFTISAACASGSHAIGLGYLFIKQGLQDMIVCGGAQEVNHYSMGSFDALSAFSVRENEPQKASRPFDKNRDGLVPSGGAATVILESYESALRRGTPILGEIVGYGFSSNGEHISQSNVEGLIRTMKMSLKDAGMSPANIDYINAHATSTIHGDNSEAIGIAEVFGHHKPFISSTKSMTGHECWMAGASEIVYATLMMQHGFIAPNINFEEPDEYSCKLNIVPQTINKNFNVFLSNSFGFGGTNSALIIKKTD; encoded by the coding sequence ATGAACAGGGTAGTAATCACCGGATTAGGAATTTATTCTTGCATAGGTAAAAACCAGGAAGAAGTTAAACAATCCTTGTACGAGGGCCGTTCCGGCATAGGATATATCGCAGAGCGTAAAGCAATTGGGTATCGTTCTGCTCTTTCGGGAATAGTTGAAAGGCCAAGCCTGAAGGGAATCCTCGACAGGCGACTACGAGTAGGTATGGCTGAACAGGGAGAATACGCATTTCTTGCCACACAGGAAGCGTTGACCCAGGCCAAAATAGATATTGATTTCCTGCAGAATCAAGAAGTTGGGATACTATACGGCAACGACAGTTCTTCAAAAGCAGTTATTGAATCCACGGATATCGTCAGGGAGAAAAAAGACACCATGTTACTGGGCTCTGGATATATTTTTCAGTCGATGAACTCTACGGTGAGCATGAATCTTTCTGTGATTTTCAAACTTCGCGGTATCAATTTCACCATCAGCGCTGCCTGCGCCAGCGGTTCTCACGCCATAGGGCTGGGATATTTATTTATAAAACAGGGTTTACAGGATATGATTGTCTGTGGCGGCGCTCAGGAAGTAAATCATTATTCGATGGGAAGTTTTGATGCACTTAGCGCCTTTTCTGTCAGGGAAAATGAACCACAAAAAGCATCGCGCCCTTTTGATAAAAATCGTGACGGCTTGGTTCCCAGCGGCGGAGCCGCAACAGTAATTCTCGAAAGCTATGAATCAGCCCTTAGAAGAGGCACACCTATACTCGGGGAAATCGTAGGATACGGATTTTCTTCCAATGGTGAACATATTTCTCAATCAAATGTTGAAGGTCTGATACGCACCATGAAAATGTCACTGAAAGATGCCGGTATGTCTCCCGCCAATATTGACTATATCAATGCCCATGCTACATCCACTATTCACGGCGATAATTCCGAAGCTATCGGTATCGCAGAAGTCTTTGGACACCACAAACCATTTATCAGTTCCACAAAATCAATGACCGGCCATGAATGCTGGATGGCAGGAGCCAGTGAAATTGTGTATGCCACACTGATGATGCAACATGGATTTATTGCCCCAAATATTAATTTTGAAGAACCCGATGAGTATTCCTGCAAACTAAATATCGTACCGCAAACTATAAATAAAAATTTTAATGTATTTTTGTCAAATTCTTTTGGATTTGGAGGTACAAATTCAGCATTAATTATTAAGAAAACAGACTGA
- a CDS encoding phosphopantetheine-binding protein, whose amino-acid sequence MEKEEVIRKINSFLVEEFELEESQLKPDALLKTDLGIDSLDFVDIIVIIEKNFGFKVKGEEMVNVKTLQDFYNYVSERVTLKR is encoded by the coding sequence ATGGAAAAAGAAGAAGTTATCCGAAAAATTAACAGCTTTCTGGTTGAAGAATTTGAGTTGGAAGAATCACAACTTAAACCCGACGCCCTGCTGAAAACCGATTTAGGTATAGACAGCCTTGATTTTGTTGATATCATAGTCATCATCGAAAAAAATTTCGGCTTCAAGGTTAAGGGCGAAGAGATGGTGAATGTAAAGACCTTGCAGGATTTTTATAATTATGTCAGTGAACGTGTAACTCTCAAACGCTGA
- a CDS encoding lysophospholipid acyltransferase family protein encodes MLGKVLVDKVALLSDVGKQFLRNYDNDHIIKELIDGNTGGIIINAHVGNWEIAGQLLEYFDTKINILMFDSEHQRIRNYLSNVLADKNVNFIIINDGIGHLQQIEKALKNKELIAMNGDRFLAGNLTVSCNFLGHDAKFPLSPYYIAGKYNVPVVYAFAMKEGKNFYRFFATPKRYIENFYSMKKREQGLKDAVNDYAAALEKIVCKYPLQWFNYYNFWSKTE; translated from the coding sequence ATGCTGGGAAAAGTCCTGGTTGACAAGGTTGCTCTGCTTTCAGATGTTGGAAAACAGTTTTTGCGCAATTACGACAACGACCATATTATAAAAGAGCTTATTGATGGCAATACCGGTGGCATCATAATCAATGCGCATGTTGGCAACTGGGAAATTGCCGGCCAGCTTCTGGAGTATTTCGATACTAAAATCAATATACTGATGTTTGATTCGGAGCATCAAAGAATCCGAAATTATTTATCAAACGTCCTGGCAGATAAAAATGTGAACTTCATCATTATCAATGACGGCATCGGGCATTTGCAACAGATAGAAAAAGCTTTGAAGAATAAGGAACTTATAGCAATGAACGGCGACAGGTTTCTTGCAGGCAACCTCACTGTAAGCTGTAATTTTCTGGGCCATGATGCCAAATTTCCTTTAAGCCCCTACTATATTGCAGGAAAATACAATGTTCCGGTGGTTTATGCTTTTGCCATGAAAGAAGGGAAAAACTTCTACAGGTTTTTTGCCACTCCTAAACGCTATATAGAAAATTTTTATTCCATGAAAAAACGTGAACAGGGTTTAAAGGATGCCGTGAATGATTACGCTGCAGCGCTGGAAAAAATTGTTTGCAAATATCCCTTACAATGGTTTAACTATTATAATTTCTGGAGCAAAACCGAATGA
- a CDS encoding radical SAM protein, with translation MSKTSANILFVSLNTLSQPYPVYPIGISYLATYLKEKLPHYHVDVFDLNMGTPDELIHFVNTHRPKYIAMSIRNIDGANSYDPTNFVTEYKTVIELLRDNYHADYTLFLGGAGFSIFPTAIYELLKPDYAMIGEGEEGIVNLIKRLDKDLPVDDIEGLVYRKNGQIIVNERKLHTTDLRVCFEESLVDYYWKQSGMLNIQTKRGCPFHCIYCTYPVIEGHEVRTLNTDIIVETISRLYHDKGIDYIFFTDSVFNIKEDFNVELAEKIIRSGINIRWGAYFYPKGLTETTLRLLKNAGLTHIEFGTESISEETLKNYGKHFTVSDILSQSELCNKVEVPFAHFLILAGYGETDKTVNETFSNSKRIQNTVFFPFVGMRIYPGTKLFHIAVNENIINKNDTLLEPKYYISKHVTLGTLKERALLSGRRWVFPDEDTSAITDKLRKLRNKKGPLWEYLIR, from the coding sequence ATGAGCAAAACTTCTGCTAATATATTGTTTGTTTCGCTGAACACCCTGTCACAACCTTATCCTGTTTATCCTATAGGTATTTCCTATCTTGCAACTTACCTGAAAGAAAAACTTCCTCATTACCATGTTGATGTTTTTGATTTAAACATGGGAACACCTGACGAGTTGATTCATTTTGTTAACACGCATCGGCCTAAATATATAGCGATGTCCATCCGTAATATTGACGGAGCAAATTCATACGACCCTACAAATTTTGTTACAGAATATAAAACCGTTATTGAACTATTACGTGATAATTATCATGCCGATTACACTCTTTTTCTCGGCGGTGCAGGATTTTCTATTTTCCCGACCGCAATTTATGAACTTCTGAAACCCGATTACGCCATGATAGGCGAAGGAGAAGAAGGCATAGTAAATCTCATTAAACGCCTCGATAAAGACCTGCCGGTTGATGATATAGAAGGTCTGGTATACAGAAAAAACGGGCAAATAATTGTCAATGAAAGAAAACTTCACACCACAGACCTTCGCGTATGTTTTGAAGAATCGCTTGTAGACTATTATTGGAAACAAAGCGGTATGCTTAACATTCAGACAAAGCGCGGCTGCCCTTTTCACTGCATCTATTGCACTTACCCTGTTATAGAAGGGCACGAAGTCCGCACTCTGAACACTGATATCATCGTGGAAACCATCAGCAGGTTATACCACGACAAAGGCATAGATTATATTTTCTTTACCGATTCGGTGTTTAACATCAAGGAAGATTTCAACGTGGAACTGGCAGAAAAGATTATCAGGTCTGGAATAAATATACGCTGGGGAGCCTATTTTTATCCAAAAGGACTTACAGAGACTACACTCCGCCTTTTAAAAAATGCCGGCCTAACCCATATCGAATTTGGCACGGAAAGTATCAGCGAAGAAACACTGAAAAACTACGGAAAACACTTTACCGTATCGGATATTTTATCCCAGTCGGAATTGTGTAATAAGGTGGAAGTGCCTTTTGCACATTTTCTTATACTTGCCGGATATGGAGAAACAGATAAGACGGTTAACGAGACCTTTAGCAACAGTAAAAGAATACAAAATACAGTATTTTTCCCCTTTGTTGGTATGAGGATTTATCCCGGGACAAAACTTTTCCACATTGCTGTAAATGAAAACATCATTAACAAAAACGACACTTTGCTCGAACCTAAATACTATATTTCAAAACACGTGACCCTCGGCACACTGAAAGAACGGGCTTTGCTCAGCGGCAGGCGTTGGGTTTTTCCCGATGAAGACACCTCGGCAATCACAGATAAATTAAGAAAATTAAGAAACAAAAAAGGCCCGTTATGGGAATATCTAATCCGTTAA
- a CDS encoding hydroxymyristoyl-ACP dehydratase yields MGISNPLNMLAQGEEIYKLIPQRPPIVMVDKLISAEDKKTVSGFSINKDNIFVSEGVLREPGIIENIAQSAALGVGYVCSKNNEAVPIGFIGAITNLQIMKLPEVNTELLTEIFIEYEVLGATLIRSKVFCEKNLIAQAEMKIFLKINS; encoded by the coding sequence ATGGGAATATCTAATCCGTTAAATATGCTGGCACAGGGAGAAGAAATATATAAATTAATTCCGCAGCGACCGCCAATTGTGATGGTTGACAAATTAATCTCTGCAGAAGACAAAAAAACTGTGAGCGGATTCTCAATTAACAAAGATAATATTTTCGTATCAGAAGGCGTCTTACGCGAACCCGGCATTATTGAAAACATTGCTCAATCCGCAGCTTTGGGAGTGGGCTATGTTTGCAGCAAAAATAATGAAGCCGTTCCCATTGGTTTTATCGGTGCAATCACTAATTTGCAAATAATGAAACTGCCTGAAGTGAATACAGAACTCCTTACAGAAATATTCATAGAATATGAAGTTCTAGGAGCTACACTTATTCGCAGTAAAGTTTTTTGCGAAAAAAATTTAATTGCACAGGCAGAGATGAAAATATTTCTTAAAATAAACAGTTAA
- a CDS encoding BtrH N-terminal domain-containing protein: MKLNFDHMQLSAHCESGATVNMLGYFKIKITEPMVFGIGAGYSFGHLPFMKINYSPATTFRTLPGKVFGRTCNSLGVKFERMAFRNPQKAMDELDRVLEKGIPVGVQVTVFYLPFFPPEYRMHYNMHNMVVYGKENNEYFVADSIIEGENKISYQDMIKVRFPKGAFAPNGKMYYMTKVPKTMDFRKPAIDGIKKSCNEMLDVPFWMIGVKGIRFFARQVRKWPVKYGNKIASQYLNQSILFLEEVGTGGAGYRFMYGAFLNEAADLLQRDELKEISLEMGKVGDRWRNFSYLGARNCKNRPEPEFSYDYLAEILMDCADMEEKVFRKLKKIKF; the protein is encoded by the coding sequence ATGAAATTAAATTTTGACCATATGCAGCTTTCAGCTCATTGCGAAAGCGGAGCAACAGTGAATATGCTTGGGTATTTTAAGATAAAAATCACAGAACCTATGGTTTTCGGTATAGGTGCCGGTTATTCTTTCGGGCATCTTCCTTTCATGAAAATAAACTATTCACCGGCAACTACTTTCAGGACTTTGCCCGGAAAGGTTTTCGGACGAACTTGCAACAGCCTGGGTGTAAAATTTGAACGCATGGCATTCCGCAACCCCCAAAAAGCCATGGATGAACTAGACCGTGTTTTAGAAAAAGGTATCCCTGTCGGGGTACAGGTAACTGTTTTCTACCTGCCGTTTTTCCCTCCGGAATATCGTATGCACTACAATATGCACAATATGGTGGTTTATGGGAAAGAAAACAACGAATACTTTGTTGCCGACAGCATCATAGAAGGGGAAAACAAGATATCCTATCAGGATATGATAAAAGTACGATTCCCAAAAGGAGCTTTCGCACCTAACGGGAAAATGTATTATATGACCAAAGTTCCCAAAACAATGGATTTCAGGAAACCTGCTATTGACGGGATAAAAAAATCCTGTAACGAAATGCTCGACGTACCTTTCTGGATGATAGGCGTTAAAGGCATACGTTTTTTTGCCCGACAGGTACGCAAGTGGCCGGTTAAATACGGAAATAAAATTGCTTCACAATACCTAAACCAATCAATCCTTTTTCTGGAGGAAGTTGGTACGGGAGGAGCTGGATACCGGTTTATGTACGGCGCATTTCTGAATGAAGCTGCCGATTTATTGCAACGTGATGAACTGAAAGAAATTTCTCTCGAAATGGGCAAAGTGGGCGACCGCTGGAGAAACTTCTCGTATCTCGGCGCTCGCAATTGCAAAAACAGGCCTGAACCAGAATTTTCTTATGATTATCTTGCAGAAATCCTTATGGATTGCGCTGATATGGAGGAAAAAGTATTCAGAAAACTTAAAAAGATAAAATTTTAA
- a CDS encoding ABC transporter ATP-binding protein translates to MNENTVIEIINLSKTYKGNHKPSVDHISLNISRGEIFGLLGPNGAGKTTTISILCGLFAPSKGDVYIDGLSVRKNKEQVKNIIGIIPQDIALYPSLTAKENLQFIGRMYGLKSKVLKERILKYTEFLGMQESLRKKINTFSGGMKRRINLVAGLLHEPKIVILDEPTVGVDVQSRNQIVQYLRELNRNGTTILYTSHYLQEAESLCSKVAFMDNGKIIIRGTPQQLISGCPGCQTLEEVFLKLTGIDLRD, encoded by the coding sequence ATGAACGAAAACACTGTAATTGAAATAATTAACCTCTCCAAAACTTATAAAGGCAACCATAAACCTTCCGTTGACCATATTTCACTTAATATTTCACGGGGCGAAATATTCGGGTTGCTTGGTCCGAATGGTGCAGGCAAAACAACTACAATCTCAATACTTTGCGGACTTTTTGCTCCATCAAAAGGAGATGTTTATATTGACGGGCTTTCCGTCAGAAAAAACAAAGAACAAGTTAAAAACATTATTGGAATAATACCACAGGATATTGCGCTGTATCCAAGCCTTACAGCAAAAGAGAACCTTCAATTCATCGGCAGGATGTACGGACTGAAATCCAAAGTATTGAAAGAACGTATTCTCAAATACACTGAATTTCTGGGTATGCAGGAAAGTCTGAGAAAAAAAATAAACACATTCTCTGGAGGAATGAAGCGAAGAATCAACCTGGTAGCCGGCTTGCTCCACGAACCGAAAATTGTAATACTGGATGAACCTACTGTGGGTGTTGACGTACAATCAAGAAACCAGATAGTACAATACCTTCGGGAACTTAACCGAAACGGAACCACGATACTGTACACATCACATTATCTGCAGGAAGCCGAGTCCCTGTGTTCAAAAGTTGCATTTATGGATAATGGAAAGATTATTATAAGGGGAACACCTCAGCAACTCATCTCAGGGTGCCCGGGCTGCCAGACACTGGAAGAAGTATTTTTGAAACTAACAGGTATTGATTTGAGAGATTAA
- a CDS encoding ABC transporter permease, translating to MNKFFAAFIKEVLLLIRDRAGIISLFVMPVILVFVMTVIEDSALNSTVDKQISMLFCNSENDSLGIAIKKGLNETKAFTIFEEVDGKKLDKQSLEHFVAEGKFPVGVYIPEGATDTLRSNARKVVLKTFSEIGLTSETNNAYNFDSVVIQIYYDPAVRNSLKALVDGAIGQHSAVIVGKMLSGMYSEVLSDFLPGGKKLNVNYPEMITVNRQYASEPDNSIIPNSTQHNVPSWTLFAMFFILIPLASSIIQEKDGGTYMRLVTMPSTYTTTFIGKITVYFIVCLLQVTILFSMGAYLIPYAGIPGLQLGSHFDALLLVVFTASYAAVAFGVLMGAFCTSYQQAASIGVILIIVLASMGGLWMPVYLMPKTFQHILVYSPLNWPLTSFYDLFLRDAGVKEVLPNVFKLFLFGTGCFIVAFSYKALKKIK from the coding sequence ATGAATAAATTTTTTGCGGCATTTATCAAAGAAGTACTATTGCTTATACGCGACAGAGCTGGCATTATATCCCTTTTCGTCATGCCTGTCATTTTGGTTTTTGTAATGACGGTTATTGAAGACAGCGCCTTAAACTCTACAGTGGATAAGCAGATATCAATGTTATTCTGTAACTCTGAAAATGACAGCCTTGGAATAGCCATAAAAAAAGGCTTGAATGAAACCAAAGCATTTACAATTTTCGAAGAAGTGGACGGAAAAAAATTGGATAAACAGTCATTAGAACATTTCGTAGCGGAGGGAAAATTTCCTGTAGGAGTTTATATACCGGAAGGTGCTACCGACACTTTAAGAAGTAATGCACGCAAAGTAGTGTTAAAAACATTTTCCGAGATAGGCTTAACATCAGAAACCAATAATGCGTATAATTTTGACTCAGTTGTTATTCAAATTTATTACGACCCGGCTGTAAGGAACTCTTTAAAAGCCTTGGTGGACGGAGCTATTGGCCAACATTCTGCTGTCATAGTCGGAAAAATGCTATCAGGAATGTACTCAGAAGTATTATCTGATTTTTTACCGGGTGGGAAAAAGCTTAACGTCAATTATCCCGAAATGATTACGGTTAACAGGCAGTATGCATCAGAGCCCGACAATTCCATCATTCCAAATTCTACCCAGCATAACGTGCCCTCCTGGACGCTTTTTGCTATGTTTTTTATTTTAATTCCGCTTGCATCGAGCATTATACAGGAAAAAGACGGCGGAACCTATATGAGGCTGGTAACCATGCCAAGTACTTATACCACAACTTTCATTGGAAAAATTACGGTGTATTTCATTGTGTGCCTGCTTCAGGTAACTATATTATTCAGCATGGGGGCATATCTTATTCCTTATGCTGGCATACCCGGACTACAGTTAGGAAGCCATTTCGATGCTTTGTTATTGGTAGTTTTCACCGCTTCTTATGCCGCCGTGGCTTTCGGGGTTCTGATGGGGGCATTCTGCACAAGTTACCAGCAGGCGGCATCCATCGGAGTCATCCTGATTATAGTACTTGCTTCTATGGGTGGTTTGTGGATGCCTGTTTACCTGATGCCAAAAACCTTCCAGCATATTCTCGTTTACTCACCACTAAACTGGCCACTAACAAGTTTTTATGACCTTTTTTTGCGTGATGCAGGAGTTAAAGAAGTGCTGCCTAATGTTTTCAAATTATTTTTATTCGGAACCGGATGCTTCATTGTAGCATTTTCTTATAAAGCTTTAAAAAAAATTAAATAA
- a CDS encoding phosphopantetheine-binding protein encodes MQEQELIEKLRLEIIQQLNLEDIKPEDIDPDAALFGEGLGLDSIDALEIIVLLEKNYGIKIEDPKEGKKIFSSIRSLAKYIIEHQKAQ; translated from the coding sequence ATGCAGGAACAAGAACTTATAGAAAAACTCCGATTGGAAATCATACAGCAACTTAATCTGGAGGATATAAAACCCGAAGACATTGACCCTGATGCTGCTTTATTCGGAGAGGGTTTAGGGTTGGATTCCATTGATGCATTGGAAATCATTGTGTTGCTCGAGAAAAATTATGGTATCAAAATTGAAGACCCCAAAGAAGGGAAGAAAATATTTTCATCCATCCGCTCCCTGGCAAAATATATCATAGAACACCAAAAGGCTCAGTAA